The genomic region GGCTGGGCGGCCGTCTGGATGCTGTCAATGTATTTGATGCCGATTGCGCCGTGATTACCAGTATCGACATCGATCATACCGAATATCTGGGCACCACCCGCGAGCAGATCGCGCGAGAAAAGGCGGGTATTTTCCGTGCCGGGCGTCCGGCAGTCTGTGGCGATGTTGCCCCCCCCTCCGTGTTGCAGGACGAAGCGAGGCGTCTGGGTGCCGACTGGCGGGCAATTGGCGAGGCATTCCAGTTCCGCAAGCAGGTGTCGGGCTGGGATTATCAGGGTGTCCAGCATTATCGGAATTTGCCGCTACCCGTTATGCGCGGCGATTATCAGTTGAATAATGCGGCCACAGCGATTGCCGCTCTGGAAAGTCTGGCGCCTGTTTTTGCGTTGAAGGAGCATGCAGTGCGCGAAGGTTTGCTGCATGCCCGAGTACCTGGGCGATTCCAGATCATGGCTGAAAAGCCGCAGCGTATCCTGGATGTCGCGCATAATCCGCATGGGGCGAGCGCGCTGGCAGCCAATCTGGCGCAGACCCCGGTATCCGGCAAAACTTACGCGGTGTTTGCGATGCTGGCAGACAAGGATATCGCAGGGGTTGTCGCTGCCATGTCCGGTGTGGTCGATGTCTGGTATATCGCCGGGCTGGATGTGCCGCGTGGCGCGCCAGCGGAGATGATACAGAATGCATTGACCGCGGCCGGCATCAGCGAAGTGCTGGCGATGGACAATGTGGAATCCGCCTGGACTTTTGCCTGTGAACAAGCACGGGAAAATGATAGAATATGCGTCTTTGGTTCCTTTTATACCGTCGCCGCCATCCTGCGATTGATAGTCGGCTAATTAGGAAGCTCATGTATGGCCATTCAAGCCACGTCTGAAGAACAGCTGCGATTGAAAAAGCGTGCACGGCAACGTCTGTTGGGTGCAGCGACTTTGTTAATCGGCGCCGCGATCGTCTTGCCGCTGGTGCTCGATCAGGCACCCCGTCCCTTGAATTCCGATATTGCGATCAATATGCCGGGCTTGGCGGCTGCTTCTACTCCTGCGGTTGCAGCGGCACCCGCTGTCCCGGCGGTAGCGGCCGCAATTTCGGTTCCGGCGGTTAATTCCGGGACAGACAAGTCCGAATCGGCAACGAAAGCGGACACAGCCCAGACATCTGCCGACCCCGCGCCTGCCGATGCCGCGCAGCAGAAACAGATCGCCGAAGCCAAACAGACACAGCAACAGGAAGCACAGCGCAAAGCTGACGAAGCCAACGTGGCTTTGGCGGCGGAAAAAGCCAAACAGGCGCAGCAAGTGCAACTGGCGCACGATAAGGAAATGGCACGCCAGTCTGCACTCGCCGCAGAAAAAGCCCAGCAGGCAGCGAAAGCCAAGCAGGCAGCGGCAATCCCGCCCGCATCCCAACCAGTTCCCGCCAAGAGCAATCTTCATACGGATGCGCCTGCCAGCCACTACGTTGTGCAATTGGGCGCGTTCAGCAGCGCCGACAATGTACGGCAGCTTCGCGAGCGCTTGAATGCGGTGGGAGTGACCACATATACAGAAAACCTGCCGAGCGGCGCGACACGGGTGAGGGCCGGTCCCTTTGCCGAACGCGGGCAGGCCGACAAGGTGCTGGCCAGGATCAATGCTGCGGGTGTGCAGGCACAAATCGTGCCGCTGGCGCAC from Sulfuriferula sp. AH1 harbors:
- the folC gene encoding bifunctional tetrahydrofolate synthase/dihydrofolate synthase, which produces MNLAQWLDYLEGLHPQVIDLGLERVAQVRGTLLPLVRTPIIIVGGTNGKGSTCAYLESMLSAAGYRVGLYTSPHLLRYNERVRIAQTEVSDAALCAAFAAIEAARGSVSLSYFEFGTLAAMWLFEQAAVDIAILEVGLGGRLDAVNVFDADCAVITSIDIDHTEYLGTTREQIAREKAGIFRAGRPAVCGDVAPPSVLQDEARRLGADWRAIGEAFQFRKQVSGWDYQGVQHYRNLPLPVMRGDYQLNNAATAIAALESLAPVFALKEHAVREGLLHARVPGRFQIMAEKPQRILDVAHNPHGASALAANLAQTPVSGKTYAVFAMLADKDIAGVVAAMSGVVDVWYIAGLDVPRGAPAEMIQNALTAAGISEVLAMDNVESAWTFACEQARENDRICVFGSFYTVAAILRLIVG
- a CDS encoding SPOR domain-containing protein, producing MAIQATSEEQLRLKKRARQRLLGAATLLIGAAIVLPLVLDQAPRPLNSDIAINMPGLAAASTPAVAAAPAVPAVAAAISVPAVNSGTDKSESATKADTAQTSADPAPADAAQQKQIAEAKQTQQQEAQRKADEANVALAAEKAKQAQQVQLAHDKEMARQSALAAEKAQQAAKAKQAAAIPPASQPVPAKSNLHTDAPASHYVVQLGAFSSADNVRQLRERLNAVGVTTYTENLPSGATRVRAGPFAERGQADKVLARINAAGVQAQIVPLAHK